From the genome of Brevibacterium sp. JSBI002, one region includes:
- a CDS encoding aldehyde dehydrogenase family protein — protein MPNTLFIDGQWVSAVNGGTRKIHNPADGSFVAEVDEASPEDTELAIEAARRAFDSGVWSSVPASERGDLLLKFAAVLRERKDEFARAESLDTGKRFVESQIDMDDIANCFDYFGKLAANDAGRVVDAGTDTVASKIVHEPVGVCALITPWNYPLLQAAWKIAPAIAAGNTFILKPAELTPHTAILTMQVLEELGLPAGVGNLILGAGADAGAPLSTHEDIDMVSFTGGLVTGRLLFRNAADSIKKIALELGGKNPNVVFADADFDAALDNALNGAFVHSGQVCSAGARLIVEESIAEEFVNRLVERAEQIRLGGPFDENAETGPLISAAHRDKVHAYVEKGVAEGARLRCGGKFGEGDLENGFYYLPTVLDQVKRGMSVVSDEAFGPVVTVETFSTVDEAVEIANDTYYGLAGAVWSQDAGKTQLVAQRLRHGTIWINDFHPYLPQAEWGGYKQSGFGRELGPTGLAEYQEAKHIYQNLEPAVTGWFPDHTK, from the coding sequence GTGCCAAACACACTTTTCATCGACGGACAGTGGGTTTCAGCCGTCAATGGTGGAACCCGAAAGATCCATAATCCGGCCGACGGCAGCTTCGTCGCCGAGGTGGACGAAGCCAGCCCTGAGGATACCGAGCTGGCGATCGAGGCCGCTCGCCGTGCCTTCGACTCCGGCGTCTGGTCGTCGGTACCCGCCAGCGAACGCGGCGATCTGCTCCTGAAGTTCGCTGCCGTTCTGCGTGAGCGCAAGGACGAGTTCGCGCGTGCCGAGTCCCTCGACACCGGCAAGCGCTTCGTCGAATCGCAGATCGACATGGACGACATCGCGAACTGCTTCGACTACTTCGGCAAGCTCGCCGCAAACGATGCCGGTCGAGTCGTCGACGCCGGCACCGACACCGTGGCCTCGAAGATCGTGCACGAGCCCGTCGGCGTCTGTGCGCTTATCACCCCGTGGAACTACCCGCTGCTGCAGGCAGCGTGGAAGATCGCCCCGGCCATCGCCGCTGGTAACACTTTCATCCTCAAGCCTGCCGAGCTCACCCCGCACACGGCGATCCTCACCATGCAGGTGCTCGAAGAGCTGGGTCTGCCGGCTGGAGTCGGCAACCTCATCCTCGGTGCGGGTGCCGATGCCGGTGCCCCGCTGTCGACGCATGAGGACATCGACATGGTCTCGTTCACCGGTGGCCTCGTCACCGGTCGTCTGCTGTTCCGCAACGCCGCCGACTCGATCAAGAAGATCGCCCTTGAGCTCGGCGGCAAGAACCCGAACGTCGTCTTCGCCGATGCCGACTTCGATGCGGCTCTGGATAATGCTCTCAACGGCGCCTTCGTCCACTCCGGTCAGGTGTGTTCGGCCGGCGCCCGACTCATCGTCGAGGAGTCCATCGCGGAGGAATTCGTCAACCGCCTCGTCGAGCGTGCCGAGCAGATCCGCCTCGGCGGCCCCTTCGATGAGAACGCCGAGACCGGTCCCCTCATCTCCGCCGCTCACCGCGACAAGGTGCATGCCTATGTGGAGAAGGGTGTGGCCGAAGGTGCGCGTCTGCGCTGCGGCGGCAAGTTCGGTGAAGGTGACCTGGAGAACGGGTTCTACTACCTGCCGACCGTGCTCGACCAGGTCAAGCGCGGAATGTCCGTCGTCTCCGACGAGGCTTTCGGTCCCGTAGTCACGGTCGAGACCTTTTCCACCGTCGACGAGGCCGTCGAGATCGCCAATGACACCTACTACGGTCTGGCCGGGGCAGTGTGGAGCCAGGATGCGGGCAAGACCCAGCTGGTCGCTCAGCGTCTGCGGCACGGCACCATCTGGATCAATGACTTCCACCCCTACCTGCCGCAGGCCGAATGGGGCGGCTACAAACAGTCCGGCTTCGGGCGCGAGCTCGGCCCCACGGGTCTGGCCGAATACCAGGAAGCCAAGCACATCTACCAGAACCTCGAGCCGGCAGTCACCGGATGGTTCCCCGATCACACTAAGTGA